AACTTCAAGGCAGCTCCGATGTCTATCAGCAGCGCCTCGCGAAACTGCTTCTGGAGAAACTCGACAAGCAAGGTTCGCTGGATGCCACCTATCCGTACCCGATCCAAGTGTGGCAATTCGCGGACACCCTGCAGTTCACCATACTTGGCGGCGAGGCCACCGTGGACTATTCGCTGCGTTTGAAGTATGAGTTGGGCCGCGAAAAACACTTCGTCATTGCGTACGCCAACGACGTGTGTTCCTACATTCCCTCGTTGCGCGTGCTTCGCGAAGGCGGATACGAGGGGCTATCGTCGCAGGTGTACTACGGCCTCTACGGCCCCTGGGCGCCCACGATCGAGGAAGAGATCGTCGCCACCGTTCACGAACTCAGCGGAAGATAACGCACCTCCGGCAACGTGTTGCAGGCTCGTCCTGCCGTGTGGATCGTTCACAACGTGTGGCAGGCTCGTCCTGCCGTGAAGATCGTTCACACCGTGTGGCAGGCTCGTCCTGCCGTGAAGATCGTTCACACCGTGTGGCAGGCATCTTGCCTGCCTCTTTTGGGATCGCGCTTAGTATTAAAAGGAAGCTACGACCTTCTTGAACGGTTCGCCGGGCGGGGGCGACAAGTATTCATTCGGCAAGAGGGGCAGTGACGTGCCGAACAGCTTATTGAGTGTCGCGCGAAAGAGATTCACAAGGCCGACATCTTGAGGTAGACCCTCGCCACTGGCCTGCGGGAATCGCGACGCGGTGAGTATGGCGAAGCGTTCCCTTTGCGACGGTTCCGCGGCATTCAGCGAGACGCGAGCGCCGCGGCACGACGCAATCAGTACGCAAACCGGCCGTTTCGATTTCTCCACAATTGCCGTGGTCACCGTGTCGAGCCGCTTGTTCAAGTACGATACTTGATCCAGGTAGGCCTCGCGATAGTCACTCTCCAGCCCTCGAAACATCCGATCGATGCCGAGTGAACCGGGCCCGAACGGCTGCGCCAAGCCCCCGTCGCGTGTGAGCAGATACGGCGGCTCGGGAAATGGCAGGTACGCGTACACCAACCTGGGCGAATCGGACGAAGCCTCCGGCAGCTTCTCTAACTCATTGAGCGTGAATTGGACGCGGCGGCGCAAATGAGAGAAGCCCCATGCCGCGGGGTTTCGGTAGCGTACGTAGTAGATGCCTTCCATGATCCGAGATACGATCGTTCGATTGAGTAGAACCATTTCGAATTCGGTCAAACCGTAGGGAGGTCTCAGAACCTCGTCAACGGAGCCGGCCGGTTCCATGGATTCGATTCCGGGAGAGAAGGCCACGATGTGGTAATTCAGGTTCTTGAGATAGCGAAACAATCGATTCTGATGATAGAGGCGCATGAGTTCCGTCGTTGACGCCGACGACGGTTCGGCAGTGTCAGACAGCATGTTGTGCGCGAACTCAAGATTGAGACACGACGTCAAGGCCAGCGGCACATCCAAATAGTTGGATGTCGATTTGTCGGAAAAGCTGAATCCCTTTGCGTTCATGGCTTCTTCAAACGGCAGGCTGTTGTAGCCATAGAAGGTTCGAAGCGTATCGCCGCGTCCGTATCCATCGAGCGCAATGAAGTAAATGTCGGGCGTCGTCTGCGGGCTGAACATGGTTGGTTGCGGGGCGGGCAAATCGGTCAACTTCGATTGTGCCCCTGAGGAGTGCGGCCAATTGTAGATAATCACAACGACATAGAGTCCGAGCAGAATTCCGCTGAACCAGTTTGCCGAGCGCGTCATGACTTGAAAGTCGTCGGGATACCGCAACACGACAACTACGGCGTACACCGTGATCATCAGGTAGGCCGTAATGATCCACGCGGCGCGTCTGCCAAACATCGGCGATAGCACCAATGCGGCGATCAACAGGCCGCCTGCCAGCATCGCGGCGAGAAAGAAGAGATGAACTCGGAGACGCGTGGGGTCGTTGCGGTACTCGTAGACCGCGAACCCCGACGCCGCAAGCGCCAAAACAGCATACAAGATATAGAACGCAACCGGGGGCATCGTGGGGTATAGCGGTATGGCGCGCGAAATCAGGTCTTCCAGCACACCCCATACAACCACCAGGGATACGATTAAGGTCGATGTCACCAACCCCGCTTTGTACCGATTCCGCAAAGCAATGGCCAGGACCGCTGTCACAAGAAATGAAATACCCGCCAACACCAACGCCGGACGAAGGATCGCTCCTGTCTGAACCGTGTCCAGATTCTGCGCGAAGAGACCGAGCAATGGACACAACGACAAGAGCGTCGGATGAAGAACACGCACCGGGCGCAATGCCTTGAGCGCTCTTTCTCCTGTGGATAATTCCATGGCGCCGCTAGGACCTCCTTCGTCACCGTCCATTCCGCGCAATAGTAGCAGATTGTCTGCGGAAATGCATGGCGAATATGGGGTTGCCCCCAAGCTCCAGGCCGTTTGAGCTGCGACAGGCGCGTTTCCATATATTGTGGTGTTTTTGATTGGGCATACAATATATTGACGATTTTGAAGACTCCGTGCTAGACTGACTCTTGCAGAAGCCCTGGCCTGGTGGCAAGGGTACCTGTACCAATTACCTTTAAGGCACGGCAGATGTCCTCGTCCAAACTTCGCGGCGTGACGAACCGGAAAAGCCAACAGGCTCCTGGCAAAGGGGTGTGTCAGGGCGTGACAAGGAGTTACAGCGGGCGCGAAGACGTGACTATGAATAATCATAATAGTGTATTTAGTGCGGACATGACACACAAAGCGTCCGACCACAATATATTGTGGTGTCACAAAACTTTAGATCGTCATATTGCGCTGTTTGCCTTCGGCGCATGCCCCGTGCCTCCAAAAAAATCGTTGGACAAACGGCGAGCAGCCTCCTATAATGCGGCTCTGCGATGGCGGGATGGACGTGGGGTAATCGTTGTACCGCACGCAGCGCACACAAGCTGTCAATCAACCAATTTCAGCCGTTTGCGCTGTCTTTTCGCTGGCGCGGGCTTGGTTTATTTGTATTATTCGCAATTTACGCATCGCCGAAGCCTTGTTTCGGCGAGAATCGGGAAGTGAGACGCATGGAATTTGTGGAGCCAAAGGTCTTTCTCGTCGGGGAAACGCGCGTCGTGGAAGAAGGTTTGCAGGCCTACCTCGAACACGTGGGCACCCCTACCTGGAGCACCGACGCTCCGAGCGACGCCGAGCGCCTCTGTGAAGTATACGGGCGGCTGTGCTACCGGTCTTTTGAGCCCGGACTGAACCCCAATGTGACTCGCGTGCGCAAAGGCAACGCCAACTATTTGGGCCACGTGCTCGAAGTTGGCCACGGCAGCGTAATCGAGCATGCGGTGCTCAACTTCATTCTCGCGGACGTAAGCCGCGTGTTTACGCATGAACTGGTCCGGCATCGCGCGGGCACAGCCATTTCGCAGGAATCCTTGCGCTTCGTCCGGCTGGACCGCCTGACGGCCTACGCGCCGACCCATATTCGCGAGAGCGAAGAGGGCATGGAAATCTATGCGAAGACCATCGAACAACTCGAGCAGATCCAGCAAAGCCTTGCGAAGATCTTCGAGATTGAGAATGAACCCAAATTCGATCGCAAGAAGAAACTAACGTCCGCGTTCCGGCGCGTAGCCCCGGAAGGCGTGGCGACGACGATTGGATGGTCGTGTAATTTCCGCGCGTTGCGGCACGTCCTCGAAATGCGGACGGCCCCCGACGCGGAAGAGGAATTGCGCCTTGTCTTTGGCAAGGTCTACGAGACGGTAAAAGACCGGTACCCCAGCTTGCTGGGAGACTACGAAGTCGAAATAGCAGATGGATTACCGTGGGTACGCACAAAGAACCGGAAGGTGTAGTCCGCAATTTGCGCACGCGCAAATTGCTCACGTGCTGGAATTTGAAGATACGCCATGAGGATTTCTGACGAACACGCTCTATGTGTGGAGACCGCAGCTTCCGTTCAAGCAGGTCTCGAAGCCGTACAGGCTATACGATACGTCTGTGTGTGTTCGTGAGAAATCCGGTTTAGGCGAGCGCGTGCGTGCACCGGAAAGCTACAGCGGAATGCGGGATGACGAGTGAGGTGACGTGACATGTTGTTCGAGGTCAAAGAACGGTTCAAACTCTCCGACAAATTCTTGGAGCAGTACAAAGACACCCAACCCAAATGGGGCCCTCTGGGATACGTTACATTCAAACGTACCTATGCCCGCACGCTGCCCGGTGAAGACAACCGCACGGAAGAGTACTGGGAAACGCTTCGGCGCGTGGTTGAAGGCTGCTACACCATCCAACTGAACCATTGCCGCAGCCTGAAATTGCCGTGGAACCCGCAGAAGGCGCAGCGCTCCGCGCAAGAAATGTACAACCTCATGTGGGAGTTCAAATTTCTCCCGCCCGGACGCGGCCTTTGGATGATGGGTACGGACTATATCTACGAGCGCGGCTCCGGAGCGTTGAACAACTGCGCGTTCGTGTCCACCGAAGAGATTAGCTTCAACTTCTCCGAACCCTTCTGTTTCCTGATGGATTTGTCGATGCTGGGAGTAGGCGTCGCCTTCGACACAAAGGGAGCCGGTTCCGTTCAGATTCACGAACCGAAGACCGCGAGCTACACGCATGTTGTCGAGGACTCGAAAGAAGGTTGGGTCGACCTTGTCCGCACCTTGCTTGAAGCGTACGTGGGCCGCGGCAAGCGGCCGTCGGAAATCGACTATTCGAAGATACGTCCCGTAGGCTCGCCCATCCGCACGTTCGGCGGCATCGCCCCCGGACCGGGACCGCTTATGGAATGTGTGGACAATATCGACAAAGTATTGGCTCCGCGCATCGGCGAACGCATCACCTCCACCGATATCACCGACCTCATGAACGTGATTGGCAAATGCGTCGTATCGGGAGGCGTCCGCCGCACCGCTGAACTCGCCCTTGGAAATCCGGATGATTCCGACTACCTTCAGCTAAAAGACCCGGACATGCACCATGAGAAGCTCATGGCGTGGCGTTGGGCTTCCAACAACAGCGTGTCTGCCGACATTGGAATGAACTACTCCAAGGTGGGCATGCAGACCGCGAAGAACGGCGAGCCCGGCTATTTCTGGCTGGAGAATGCGCGCGCATTTGGACGCATGAAAGACGGCGCAAACTGGGTTGACGCGAAAGTTGCGGGCACGAACCCCTGCGCCGAACAGAGCCTCGAATCCTACGAGGTCTGCAATCTCGTAGAGACCTTCCCATCCCTTCACGACAGCTTCGACGAGTATAAGCGCACGCTGAAGTTCGCCTATCTCTATGCGAAGACGGTCACGCTGATTCCCACGCACAACGAGCGCACGAACGCCATCATGCTGCGCAACCGCCGAATCGGCTTGTCGCAATCCGGCATTATCGAATCCTTCGAGAAACATGGACGCCGGACCCACTTGAATTGGTGTGACGATGGCTACAAGTACATCTGCAGCCTGGACAAGATTTACTCGCAATGGCTGTGCATACCCGAAAGCATCAAGAAGACCAGCGTAAAACCCAGCGGCACCGTTTCGCTGATGCCGGGCGTCACGCCGGGGATTCACTATCCCCACGCGGAGTACTACTACCGCACCATCCGCTTGGACAAAACGAGCCCCTTGATTGAGCCAATCAAGCGCGCGGGGTATCGCCTGGAGGAATCGGTCTACGGCGACAACACCTGGGTCGCGTATTTCCCCGTTCGCCAGCAGAACTACGAACGTTCCAAGAACGACGTGAGCGTGTGGGAGCAGGTCGAGAATGTGGCTCAGATGCAGTATTACTGGGCAGACAACCAGGTCAGCGCCACGATCACGTTCCGGCCCGAAGAGGCAAAGGACATTCCGAAGATCCTTGAGTTGTACGAGCCGCGTCTGAAGTCGATCAGCTTCCTGCCGCTCACCGACCACAACTATCCGCAAGCTCCTTACCAGGAGATCACGGCGGAGATGTTCCACAACGCGACCGCGCGGTTGAAAGAACTCGATTTCGCGAACCTCAACACCGACGAAACCAACGACATGTATTGCGACGGCGAGCGGTGCGAGATTCCGATGAAGGAGCCGGTAGTCATTCCGCAAGAAGAGTTCGCGTTCAGCTTCAAACCCGGCAGCGAAGACGGCAACGGGAATGGCAACGGCAACGGCCATGGCACGCACGTCGAGCAACCTGCCGGAACGGAAGTCGGCGCACCCGCGTGATGTAACCGCCACGGTCAGCTTTGCTGACCACAAGAAAGTTATATGAATTCACGAGTCCCGGCGCGAGTCAACGATGAGCGCCGGGCTTGTCTTTAGGGGAGTCCTCGCTAATGCCCAGCGTACAATTTCAGTCGTTCCTGGCGATGGCGCGCAACAAGCCGCTCAATACCGATGCCGGCCTCGAACTGCACCGCGAAGGACTCGAACGCGTCGTCGATCTCTTTCCGCCACTCCCCGATGTCGTCGCGACTCCCGTGGATGCCGGCGGCATTCCCTCGGAATGGATCGATGCGCAAGGCACACGCGATGATCGCATCCTGTTCTTTGCGCATGGCGGTGGTTACAGTCTTGGATCGCTCAGAACGCATCGCCGCCTGGCATCGGACTTGGCGCGGGCGGGCGGGTTGCGGGCACTTTCCATTGCTTACCGCTTGGCGCCCGAACATCGCTTTCCCGCCGCTGTAGAAGATTGCGTCGCAGCGTACCGCTGGCTATTGGGGACAGGTATCAAACCTGAGAAGATTGTCTTTGCAGGCGACTCGGCAGGAGGGGGACTGGTCCTGTCGACGATGCTGAAGTTGCGAGACGAAGGCAATCCGCTGCCAGCCGCGGGGGTCTGCATTTCTCCGTGGACGGATCTTGCCGCGACCGGGGCCTCCGTGTTTGGCCGGGCTTCACAGGACCCTATTCTAAATCCACGCGATTTGCACACGTTCGCGTTGCGCTACCTTGGCGACGCCGATCCACGAACCCCCCTCGCGTCTCCTTTGTACGGTGACATGCGCGGGTTGCCGCCTTTGCTTATTCACGTAGGCTCGGCGGAAATACTCTTGGATGACTCCACACGGTTGGCATCCCGCGCACGCGACGCCGGTGTTGACGTAACGCTGCACGTGGCGGAGGAGATGATTCACGCATGGCATTACTTCGCGGGCCTGATCCCGGAAGGTGAACAGGCAATCGCGGAAGTGGGGCAGTTCATCCGCGCGCACTGAAACGATGTCACGATCCAATTCGTGTGCGCAATCCTAAGGTAAGGTAGGGACCTTGGCAGTCTCCAACGCCGCGTAGAATGCAGCAGGGTCCGAATAGTCTTCGAGGAGTGCGGTCGCGCCCGCTTCCCGCAAGCGGTCTGCATTGGACTCGCGCGTAATTCCGACATAACGCATTCCCAACTCGCGCGAGGTAAGCAGGTCCCACATGCCGTCGCCGACATAAACGATGTCGCTTGCTTGAACGCCCGTGCGTTGTGCTGCAATCCGTGCGATGTCCGCGCGTGAGATGGCGTCATTGGCGAAACCGCCCGCAAGCTGCTCGCCGTCAATTCCGATCTTGCTCAACTTAAACAGGGCCGTCTTCCGCATGCCGCCCGTTGCCAACGCAATCGCGACATTCTCCATCTTCTGAAGGGCGCTGAGAAGCGCACACGCTCCGGGCACTTCCGTGAAACCGCCCGGATTCGTCTCGAAAGCCATCATGAGTTCATCCAAGAATGCCGACTCAAACGCCTCAATCTCGCTTATAGCGACGGGACGCCCCCACGCGGGTTCGACGACTTCGTGAATGATCCCGGTATCGGTAACGTGCTTGTAGGCATGCCAGTCGGTTGTGGGCAAAGGCACCCCAAACGCGCGCAAAAACGCGCGATCGTAGCAGTCCTTATCGGCATCGGATGTCGCAGTCAGAGTGCCGTCGATATCGAACAGAATGAGTCGCATGTTCCCCCGAATTCCAGTGGATGCAGCCCTTGCTCAGGGCCGATTGCGGTTTTTCTCGGAGACTTCGCGCTGGTTCGCTTCTTGTTGCGCCTGCCGCAACGCGGCCCGGAACTTTTCGTCGCCGAGGATATCTTGAAAAGCCTGCCGTTCCCCCAAGGCGTGTTGCATGCGGATGTATCGGAGATCCAGCAACACGCAATACAAGACCACCACAAAGAGAACGAAGAACACGCCCCAGTACGCCAAGAACAGCGTGGGCGAGTTACGCAAGGCCAACGTCTGAACGCCGAACCAGGCCATGACAGCGCATATGCCCACGCAGACTCCGCCCACAATGCGCCACGTCCGTTGCGTAAGTAAGGCCACGGGCTCAATCCCCTTATCGTATGCCTGACACTTCTGGAACGCCGCATCATAACAAAAATAGGGGCGCAGTCGCCTGCGCCCCTCGAAGAAGCTTTCAGTTGCTATTAGCGGTCCTGAACAAACACACGCTCTTCGTATGTCTCGCCGGATGCCGTCGTCACCGTATGCGTCTCCCAATGCCCATTTTGTGTCGTGGGGGCAGACGCTGGAGGAGGAGCTTGCTGCGCCCGCTGCTGTTGCGCACCGCGCCGGTCGCGGCGCTCATCCACGTGGTCGCCGATCAACGCGCCTGTAAGCGCGCCCGCGGCTGCGCCGATCAAGGCGCCCTCACCACTCTTGCCGTGGACCTGGTTGCCGATGATGGCGCCCGCACCCGCGCCAAGCAGACCACCAGCTACCGCGCCTTGTTGCGTCGGCGTGGTTTGGCAGCCCATTAGAAAGAACGTGCTTCCTACGGAAACGACTACGGCCATTGCCAGTAGCTTTTTCATCTCAGAATCCTCCCGAGCTCGCTAGTACTTCCGGAGCCAATCTTGCCGGGTAAGGTTTCGCCGCACGGCGCTGACCGCCCTGCGGCGTGAAACTCGTCACCCTGATTCAGCGAACTTGTTTCTACTACACACACGTACGATTCAATTTTACCACACGCCGTTTACCCCATCGGCCTAATCACTCAATCTGACGAGCTTTTGACGCGTATATTCATGCGCTAAGTTTCACACCTTTTCGGGTATTGACACGTTTCAGTGTCAGCACTCCTGCCAAACTGCGAAAATTGGCTTCGCGAAACGCCGCGGGAGATGCTCATGGCATAACTTCAGCGCTTTACACGTGAGCAGTACGCATTGGCGCTTAGTTGCGCCGGTGCAAATTGCGGGCTATAGTCGTTACCACTATGCCGCTGCCCTCACTTCGAAATCTGGACGTCTCTCCCGTTGAACATGAGGGAGAAACCTTGATTTGCCTGCGCGATCCAGAAGGCTTTGTGCCAGAGCCAATCATCCTGTCGCCGGCGGCATTTCTCGTGGCATCGTTTCTCAACGGAGAAAACAGTCTGGCGGACATCCAGTATGCGTTCTGCAACGCCACGGGCGGCCAAGCTATTCGCGACAAGGACGTGGAGCACATTGTCGAGTTTCTCGACAACCACGGTTTTCTAAACACAGAAAAGTACCTGCACATTCGCCTAAAAATCGAGCGCGCGTACTACGAATCGGAGTCGCGCCCGGCGCACCTGGCTGGGAAGTCGTATCCCGCCGATCCTGCCGAGCTCCGCGAATACTTGAATGGTCTCTATGTGCGCGATGGGGGCCCCGGTGAATTGCCCCGCCAAGTGGAGGAGGGGCAGCCGCTGAAGTGTATGGTTGTGCCGCACATCGATTTCGACCGGGGCGGCCACAGTTATGCGCACGGATATCTAACGCTGGCTCGGATGGGTCGTCCCGATACGGTGATTGTATTCGGCGTCGCCCACGCGGGTCCTCCCGCTCCGTTCATCATGACGCGCAAGCACTACGAAACACCGTTCGGGACGTTGGAAGTGGATTCGGAGTTAACGGAACGAATCGCGGCGGCATGCGATTGGGATCCGTTCGAATTCGAGATCGTGCATCGCGCCGAACACTCTATCGAGTTTCAAGCCGTCATGCTCGCGCACCTCTACGGTCCGTCTGTCAAGATAGTGCCCATACTCTGCGGACCGTTTTGCGTTGATGACGCGGAAGAAGACGACGATTCGCGGGCAGAAGCGTTCCTGGAAGCGTGCCGTGCAGCCATCGCTTCTTCGAATAGGCGGGTATCGGTAATAGCCGGGGCCGACTTGGCGCACGTAGGGAAGCGATTTGGCGATGACTTCGACATCACCGATGAAATTGTCGCGCGCGTGCACGATCGCGACCAGGAGGACTTGGCCAAGGCCATCGCCGTTCAGCCAAAGGCCTGGTATGAGGGCGTCATGCGCGACGAGAACGAGCGCAGGGTGTGCGGACTCAATTGCATTTACTCGGCATTGCGGTTAGTGGAAGATGCTGCGCGTCCCGGCGCTTTGCATCATTACGGTTACGCGCCCGACCCCGCGGGCGGAATTGTGTCGTTTGCGAGTCTGACCTACGTCTGAAGTCTCGAGTGCCGTTGCGCACCCTCATCGATAAGGCGTTGCAGACAGACCCTACGTATCGAAATCGGTATCCGCGTCGGGATCGGCGTCCGTG
The DNA window shown above is from Candidatus Hydrogenedentota bacterium and carries:
- the thyX gene encoding FAD-dependent thymidylate synthase — encoded protein: MEFVEPKVFLVGETRVVEEGLQAYLEHVGTPTWSTDAPSDAERLCEVYGRLCYRSFEPGLNPNVTRVRKGNANYLGHVLEVGHGSVIEHAVLNFILADVSRVFTHELVRHRAGTAISQESLRFVRLDRLTAYAPTHIRESEEGMEIYAKTIEQLEQIQQSLAKIFEIENEPKFDRKKKLTSAFRRVAPEGVATTIGWSCNFRALRHVLEMRTAPDAEEELRLVFGKVYETVKDRYPSLLGDYEVEIADGLPWVRTKNRKV
- a CDS encoding HAD family hydrolase is translated as MRLILFDIDGTLTATSDADKDCYDRAFLRAFGVPLPTTDWHAYKHVTDTGIIHEVVEPAWGRPVAISEIEAFESAFLDELMMAFETNPGGFTEVPGACALLSALQKMENVAIALATGGMRKTALFKLSKIGIDGEQLAGGFANDAISRADIARIAAQRTGVQASDIVYVGDGMWDLLTSRELGMRYVGITRESNADRLREAGATALLEDYSDPAAFYAALETAKVPTLP
- a CDS encoding glycine zipper 2TM domain-containing protein, translating into MKKLLAMAVVVSVGSTFFLMGCQTTPTQQGAVAGGLLGAGAGAIIGNQVHGKSGEGALIGAAAGALTGALIGDHVDERRDRRGAQQQRAQQAPPPASAPTTQNGHWETHTVTTASGETYEERVFVQDR
- a CDS encoding alpha/beta hydrolase — protein: MPSVQFQSFLAMARNKPLNTDAGLELHREGLERVVDLFPPLPDVVATPVDAGGIPSEWIDAQGTRDDRILFFAHGGGYSLGSLRTHRRLASDLARAGGLRALSIAYRLAPEHRFPAAVEDCVAAYRWLLGTGIKPEKIVFAGDSAGGGLVLSTMLKLRDEGNPLPAAGVCISPWTDLAATGASVFGRASQDPILNPRDLHTFALRYLGDADPRTPLASPLYGDMRGLPPLLIHVGSAEILLDDSTRLASRARDAGVDVTLHVAEEMIHAWHYFAGLIPEGEQAIAEVGQFIRAH
- the amrB gene encoding AmmeMemoRadiSam system protein B — encoded protein: MPEPIILSPAAFLVASFLNGENSLADIQYAFCNATGGQAIRDKDVEHIVEFLDNHGFLNTEKYLHIRLKIERAYYESESRPAHLAGKSYPADPAELREYLNGLYVRDGGPGELPRQVEEGQPLKCMVVPHIDFDRGGHSYAHGYLTLARMGRPDTVIVFGVAHAGPPAPFIMTRKHYETPFGTLEVDSELTERIAAACDWDPFEFEIVHRAEHSIEFQAVMLAHLYGPSVKIVPILCGPFCVDDAEEDDDSRAEAFLEACRAAIASSNRRVSVIAGADLAHVGKRFGDDFDITDEIVARVHDRDQEDLAKAIAVQPKAWYEGVMRDENERRVCGLNCIYSALRLVEDAARPGALHHYGYAPDPAGGIVSFASLTYV